The following proteins are encoded in a genomic region of Methylococcales bacterium:
- a CDS encoding outer membrane lipoprotein-sorting protein: MKKLLLALTLSLFSLSTFALTPEEQGLQIAQEVDKRDTGFGDSRARLEMVLKNRSGDESRRSLELKTLEINGDGDKSLTIFDTPRDVKGTAFLSFTHALTPDDQWLYLPALKRVKRISSSNKSGAFLGSEYSFEDLTSFEIARYSYRYLKDEMIDGIDCFVIELKPQYEYSGYTRLVSWIDKTRYIPIKGEFYDRKNALLKTQDFKEYKRYLDKYWRAAIQTMTNQQNGKSTQLLWEDYEFGIGFTERDFDKNTLKRSR; the protein is encoded by the coding sequence ATGAAAAAATTACTATTAGCCTTGACCTTAAGCTTATTTTCCCTCTCAACGTTTGCCTTAACCCCCGAAGAACAAGGATTACAAATTGCTCAAGAAGTTGATAAACGTGATACGGGCTTTGGTGACTCACGCGCTCGATTGGAAATGGTTCTAAAAAATCGTAGCGGCGATGAAAGTCGGCGTTCGTTAGAATTAAAAACCTTAGAAATTAACGGCGATGGGGATAAAAGTTTAACCATTTTTGATACGCCCCGCGATGTAAAAGGCACGGCCTTTTTGAGTTTCACCCATGCGCTAACGCCTGACGATCAATGGCTTTATTTACCCGCTTTAAAACGGGTTAAACGTATTTCATCCTCTAATAAATCAGGGGCATTTTTAGGAAGTGAGTATTCATTTGAAGATTTAACCTCCTTTGAAATTGCGCGTTACAGCTATCGTTATTTAAAAGATGAAATGATTGATGGGATTGATTGTTTTGTAATTGAACTCAAACCTCAGTATGAATATTCTGGCTATACTCGCTTAGTTAGTTGGATTGATAAAACACGTTACATCCCGATTAAAGGTGAGTTTTATGATCGTAAAAATGCATTATTAAAGACCCAAGACTTTAAAGAATATAAACGCTATCTGGATAAATATTGGCGTGCGGCTATTCAAACAATGACCAATCAACAAAATGGAAAAAGTACGCAGTTATTATGGGAAGATTATGAATTTGGAATCGGTTTTACCGAGAGAGATTTTGATAAAAATACCTTAAAGCGTTCCAGATAA
- a CDS encoding heavy metal translocating P-type ATPase → MSIQKKSNTTTNELRLSILGMSCAGCVGSVESALSALEGVVTVSVNFADHSALVSGSAEASQLIKAVKEAGYEAAVMEGFEDPQQQEQQELQHYQHLMKKAGVAAAFGVPLMLLGYFEALPEIGSTVGQWFWPQIALITLGVLVYSGEHIYRGALKALKLKQANMDTLIALGTGSAWIYSCVVLDYYQSFPSLSTHAYFEASVIILAFINLGAGLETRARGKTSGAIRQLIGLQPRTARVIREGIEQDVAIETVGLGEILRVRPGEKIAVDGDVFEGHSTVDESMLTGEPIPVEKIIGEKVVAGTINQQGSFLFKATRIGRDTALAQIIQSVRQAQSNKPEIAKLADKISSVFVPIVVAISVITFFLWIIIADESALAYAFVTSMTVLVIACPCALGLATPISIMVSVGRAAQLGILIRQGDALQTAGKITTLVLDKTGTVTEGKPSVSHIETFGNTNKETALQLAASIESGSEHPLATAILAKAKMQQLNLQRVTAFKASIGQGISGEIEGRVIVFGNISMMNTKGIKYNRYIQKLEKLAALGQTPMLLAIDQKIAAIISVVDPIKQDSRQAIEQLKKLGVHCVMVSGDHEITAKAVAKQVGITDIRAQVLPADKAAIIKKLQQQGEKVGMVGDGINDAPALAQADVGFAIGTGTDVAIESADIVILQGSLLRVAEAMQLSKVTVTNIKQNLIGAFFYNTLSIPVAAGLFYPLFGVLLNPMIAGAAMAMSSFTVVSNANRLRWVKLD, encoded by the coding sequence ATGAGTATACAAAAAAAATCAAACACGACGACTAATGAACTCAGGTTATCTATTCTAGGTATGAGCTGTGCAGGTTGTGTAGGCTCTGTAGAGAGCGCATTATCAGCCCTTGAGGGTGTCGTGACGGTTAGTGTAAATTTTGCCGATCATTCCGCACTTGTTAGCGGTTCAGCAGAGGCGAGTCAATTAATTAAAGCGGTTAAAGAGGCAGGCTATGAGGCCGCTGTTATGGAGGGTTTTGAAGATCCTCAACAACAAGAACAGCAAGAATTACAACATTACCAGCACTTAATGAAAAAAGCAGGAGTCGCCGCCGCTTTTGGGGTTCCTTTGATGTTATTAGGTTATTTTGAGGCTCTACCTGAAATAGGCTCAACGGTAGGTCAATGGTTCTGGCCTCAAATAGCCCTTATCACCCTTGGCGTTTTGGTTTATTCAGGAGAACATATTTATCGGGGTGCGCTCAAAGCATTAAAACTTAAACAAGCGAATATGGATACCCTGATTGCTTTAGGAACAGGCTCTGCATGGATTTATTCCTGTGTGGTCTTGGACTATTATCAGTCATTCCCTTCCTTATCAACCCATGCGTACTTTGAAGCCTCGGTAATTATTTTAGCGTTTATTAATTTAGGGGCAGGGTTAGAAACACGCGCTCGAGGTAAAACTTCAGGGGCAATACGTCAATTAATAGGCTTGCAACCGCGAACAGCCCGCGTAATTCGCGAGGGTATTGAACAAGATGTTGCCATTGAAACCGTTGGGTTAGGTGAAATTTTAAGGGTTCGTCCAGGCGAAAAGATTGCCGTTGATGGGGATGTTTTTGAAGGTCATTCGACCGTTGATGAGTCCATGCTTACGGGGGAACCTATTCCTGTTGAAAAAATTATAGGTGAAAAAGTGGTTGCTGGTACGATAAATCAGCAAGGCAGTTTTTTATTTAAAGCGACACGAATAGGCCGTGATACCGCGCTGGCTCAAATTATTCAAAGTGTTCGTCAAGCCCAATCAAATAAACCCGAAATTGCAAAATTAGCGGATAAAATTTCCAGTGTTTTTGTCCCCATTGTCGTTGCCATTTCCGTCATAACCTTTTTTCTTTGGATTATTATTGCCGATGAATCTGCATTAGCGTATGCGTTTGTCACCTCAATGACCGTATTGGTAATTGCATGTCCCTGCGCTTTAGGTTTAGCCACGCCCATTTCTATCATGGTGTCCGTAGGTCGTGCCGCCCAGCTAGGCATTCTAATTCGTCAAGGGGATGCGCTACAAACAGCGGGAAAAATAACGACTCTTGTTTTGGATAAAACAGGCACCGTTACCGAAGGAAAACCGAGCGTTAGTCATATCGAAACGTTTGGAAATACGAATAAAGAGACCGCACTGCAACTCGCAGCGAGCATTGAATCAGGATCAGAGCATCCATTGGCAACCGCTATTTTAGCAAAAGCAAAAATGCAACAACTTAATCTTCAACGGGTTACGGCATTTAAAGCGAGTATAGGACAGGGTATTAGTGGTGAAATTGAAGGACGAGTCATTGTATTCGGTAATATTTCCATGATGAATACCAAGGGAATTAAGTATAATCGTTATATTCAAAAGCTTGAAAAATTAGCCGCATTAGGTCAAACCCCGATGTTATTAGCGATTGACCAAAAAATAGCCGCTATTATTAGTGTAGTTGACCCAATAAAACAAGACTCAAGGCAAGCTATTGAACAACTTAAAAAATTGGGTGTACACTGTGTGATGGTATCAGGTGATCATGAAATTACAGCAAAAGCCGTTGCTAAACAGGTCGGCATTACAGATATTCGTGCACAAGTATTACCTGCCGATAAAGCAGCTATTATAAAAAAATTGCAACAGCAAGGCGAAAAAGTAGGGATGGTAGGCGATGGTATTAATGATGCCCCTGCCCTTGCACAAGCAGATGTCGGTTTTGCGATCGGTACAGGCACCGATGTGGCTATAGAAAGTGCAGACATTGTTATTTTACAAGGTTCTTTATTAAGAGTCGCCGAAGCGATGCAATTATCAAAGGTCACGGTCACCAATATTAAACAAAATCTAATCGGAGCTTTTTTCTATAATACCTTAAGTATCCCTGTTGCCGCAGGTCTGTTTTACCCCTTATTTGGTGTATTACTTAACCCTATGATTGCGGGGGCTGCTATGGCAATGTCATCCTTTACAGTGGTTAGTAATGCTAATCGTTTACGTTGGGTTAAGCTTGATTAG
- a CDS encoding heavy-metal-associated domain-containing protein has translation MSKLITLTVTGMKCGGCETNAKTKLDAVDGIIDVIASHKNNEIKIEFDPEKINNEVIIEVITEAGYKVMLL, from the coding sequence ATGTCCAAATTAATAACATTAACGGTTACTGGCATGAAATGTGGAGGTTGTGAAACCAATGCCAAAACTAAACTAGACGCGGTTGACGGCATTATTGATGTGATTGCCTCTCATAAGAATAATGAAATTAAAATTGAGTTTGACCCTGAAAAAATAAATAATGAGGTAATTATTGAGGTTATTACTGAAGCGGGTTATAAGGTCATGCTATTGTAA
- the htpG gene encoding molecular chaperone HtpG — MTVEAKKETLGFQTEVKHLLHLMIHSLYSNKEIFLRELVSNASDAADKLRFEALSNDGLYDGDSDLNIRIAFDKEAKTITIADNGIGMTRDEVQEHIGTIAKSGTKQFFDALTGDQAKDSELIGQFGVGFYSSFIVADKVTLTTRKAGASSEEAVCWESAGEGDYTLESVEKATRGTEIVLHLKEAEDEFLDAYRLQTIVKKFSDHISLPIIMDKEIPAETDEEGKETAAARIEDEVINSASALWMRSKDDISDEEYSEFYKHVGHDYQEPLAHIHSQVEGNTQYSLLLYIPSHAPFDMWDRDAKHGVKLYVRKVFITDDAEQLMPRYLRFIRGIIDTDSLPLNVSREILQQSKKISTIKGGAVKKVLALLNTLANDEDHEKYSGFWKEFGNVIKEGVIEDQKNRDKIAKLLRFSSTHSDAEAQNVSLANYIGRMKEEQEPIYYVTADSHAAAKNSPHLEIFRKKGIEVLLMSDRVDEWLLSNLTEFEGKQLQSITKGELDLDKLDSEEEKKEQEDATKDFESVLKQIKEVLGDKVSDVRLSHRLTDSPACLVTGTNDMSLNMERIMKDAGQDLSMMGMGGSKPIFEINPTHALVVNIKDEQDDERFADITQILFDQAILSEGGQLENPTEFVHKLNGLLQNLLK, encoded by the coding sequence ATGACTGTTGAAGCAAAAAAAGAAACTTTAGGCTTTCAAACCGAAGTTAAACATTTATTACATTTAATGATTCATTCCTTGTACAGCAACAAGGAAATATTCTTACGCGAGTTGGTGTCTAATGCCTCGGATGCGGCAGATAAGTTACGTTTTGAAGCCTTATCGAATGACGGCCTTTATGATGGCGATAGTGATTTAAATATTCGCATTGCGTTTGATAAAGAAGCCAAGACCATTACGATTGCCGATAACGGTATCGGTATGACACGTGACGAAGTGCAAGAACACATTGGTACGATTGCAAAATCAGGAACCAAACAGTTCTTTGACGCATTAACAGGCGATCAAGCAAAAGACAGTGAATTAATCGGTCAATTTGGCGTGGGTTTTTATTCTTCTTTTATTGTGGCCGATAAAGTCACCTTAACCACCCGTAAAGCTGGGGCCTCCTCTGAAGAAGCGGTTTGTTGGGAATCAGCGGGTGAAGGTGATTATACGTTAGAGTCGGTTGAAAAAGCGACGCGTGGAACCGAAATTGTCTTACATTTGAAAGAAGCTGAAGATGAATTTTTAGACGCTTATCGTTTACAAACGATTGTTAAAAAATTCTCTGATCATATTTCTTTACCGATTATTATGGATAAAGAAATTCCTGCTGAAACGGATGAAGAAGGTAAGGAAACCGCAGCTGCGCGTATCGAAGATGAAGTGATTAACAGTGCTTCTGCGTTATGGATGCGTTCTAAAGACGATATTTCTGATGAAGAGTATAGCGAATTTTATAAGCATGTCGGTCATGACTATCAAGAGCCTTTAGCTCATATTCATAGCCAAGTTGAAGGCAATACCCAATACAGCTTATTGCTTTATATTCCTAGTCATGCCCCTTTTGATATGTGGGATAGAGATGCAAAACATGGGGTAAAACTTTATGTTCGTAAAGTCTTTATTACCGATGATGCTGAACAATTAATGCCCCGTTATTTGCGTTTTATTCGCGGTATTATTGATACCGATTCGTTGCCTTTAAATGTTTCGCGTGAAATTTTACAACAAAGTAAAAAAATCAGTACGATAAAAGGCGGCGCGGTTAAAAAAGTTTTAGCGTTATTAAATACGCTAGCTAATGATGAAGATCATGAAAAATATTCAGGTTTCTGGAAAGAGTTCGGTAACGTCATTAAAGAAGGCGTGATTGAAGATCAAAAAAATAGAGACAAAATTGCTAAGTTATTACGTTTTTCTTCAACACATAGCGATGCAGAGGCTCAGAATGTCTCATTAGCTAATTATATAGGTCGAATGAAAGAAGAGCAGGAGCCTATTTATTATGTAACCGCAGATTCCCATGCGGCGGCTAAAAATAGTCCTCATTTAGAAATTTTCCGTAAAAAAGGCATTGAAGTGTTATTAATGTCTGATCGGGTTGATGAGTGGTTGCTTTCTAATCTCACTGAATTTGAAGGAAAACAGTTACAGTCCATCACAAAAGGTGAATTGGATTTAGATAAATTAGACAGTGAAGAAGAAAAAAAAGAACAAGAAGATGCGACTAAAGATTTTGAATCCGTTTTAAAACAGATTAAAGAGGTTTTAGGCGATAAAGTGAGTGATGTACGTTTAAGCCATCGTTTGACGGATTCCCCTGCTTGTTTAGTGACCGGCACGAATGATATGAGTTTAAACATGGAACGTATCATGAAGGACGCAGGGCAAGATTTAAGCATGATGGGAATGGGCGGGTCGAAACCTATTTTTGAAATCAATCCAACCCACGCGCTTGTGGTTAATATTAAAGATGAGCAAGATGATGAGCGTTTCGCGGATATTACTCAGATTTTGTTTGACCAAGCGATTTTAAGTGAGGGTGGACAATTGGAAAATCCAACTGAATTTGTTCATAAATTAAATGGTTTATTGCAAAACTTATTAAAATAA
- a CDS encoding EAL domain-containing protein: MVKKRFFLSLKWQFSLIFGSVFLIFLSLFSYRLYIDTFENFESSREKIAINHITSAHTLTEIFFVNLNKSIELFLIGNQLQSIDNVIEFIDKNLGGWLLLGNIENAIFFDRQGRVIKRWESLGITPNQKNIITTLKSEAPTYQIECRKKCYQIAIVPILVKGELVGALSVARSFADIIINYKKVTYSDIAILVTDTSFTDLALEVNFAGMTNPNSKSIFALARQQYSRSELLSRQNIVMLNNNSYEIKIFPIQKNTTNQIAFFMVMVDISQDLKLLKSNLNKIVVFGLANFLIALIILLIVIKKFLKRIKNLSTALPLLANQKYNKFKQKIAFQPKILLVNDELDLLNNMALNVSDKLETLEIQVKKNTHELLIKSEELALERDFIQQLIEVAPIIIILQDLDGEVISVNKAGINALEIEKNAIIGKNFSSFIPKLENEHLRKINQLKQGNLLDIFEIDGILLTSQGNCHIAWVHSLIKGKSKNTDKLILTLGINISERKRVETEMVKMATEDPLTGLKNRKIFHSDLENQIDSAKRYGFLVALFYLDLDQFKIINENSNHAQGDRLLIQVTKQLKKLLHNTDALFRIGGDEFSIIMQTHDTFSVEIIAAKINRALSQLEYQLKGKLYKVSVSTGIALYPTHGKNKDELLTYADLAMYRAKEQGGGQYHIYSPTLKYHTLLTQNHYWRECIEQALIHDHFVLFYQPILNIKTNVITHYECLIRMHSEEGTLVMPDEFIGVAENLGIIEKIDRWVIKMAIKKHTELKRCGKHYKMSINLSGASFNDTSIFETISDELNYHDVDAKNIIFEITETSAVSNFLAAQSLIQKIKKLGCAFALDDFGVGFSSFYYLKYLPADYVKIDGVFIRQVDKNNEDRIFVKALTEVSQALGKKVIAEFVENEAILDILKEFGIEYAQGYLIGKPGPLN; encoded by the coding sequence ATGGTTAAAAAACGATTTTTTTTAAGCTTGAAATGGCAATTTTCTCTTATTTTCGGCAGTGTTTTTTTAATTTTTTTAAGTTTATTTAGTTATCGTTTATATATTGATACCTTTGAAAATTTTGAATCCTCACGCGAAAAAATAGCGATTAATCATATCACTAGCGCACATACGTTAACTGAAATTTTTTTTGTTAACCTCAATAAATCTATTGAGTTATTTTTAATTGGAAATCAACTCCAATCGATTGATAATGTAATTGAATTTATTGATAAAAATTTAGGGGGGTGGTTACTATTAGGCAATATTGAAAATGCCATTTTTTTTGACCGACAGGGACGGGTTATTAAACGCTGGGAATCACTAGGTATTACCCCTAACCAAAAAAATATTATAACGACGCTTAAATCTGAAGCCCCAACGTATCAAATTGAATGTAGAAAAAAATGTTATCAAATAGCGATTGTTCCTATTTTAGTTAAAGGTGAACTCGTCGGGGCTTTAAGTGTCGCGCGATCATTTGCTGATATTATTATTAATTATAAAAAAGTCACCTATTCCGATATTGCTATTTTAGTCACGGATACCAGTTTTACTGACCTTGCGCTAGAAGTTAATTTTGCAGGGATGACAAATCCTAATTCTAAATCAATTTTTGCTTTAGCAAGGCAACAATATTCACGTTCAGAGCTGTTATCACGACAAAATATAGTGATGCTTAATAATAATTCTTATGAAATAAAAATATTTCCTATTCAAAAAAACACCACGAATCAAATTGCTTTTTTTATGGTGATGGTTGATATTAGTCAGGATTTAAAATTATTAAAATCTAATTTGAATAAAATAGTTGTTTTTGGACTGGCTAATTTTTTAATTGCCCTTATTATTTTATTAATCGTTATTAAAAAGTTTTTAAAACGAATCAAAAACTTATCCACCGCATTACCATTATTGGCTAATCAAAAATATAATAAATTTAAACAAAAAATAGCCTTTCAACCTAAAATATTACTGGTTAACGATGAGTTAGATTTACTTAATAATATGGCGTTAAATGTTTCAGATAAGCTAGAAACATTAGAAATACAAGTAAAAAAAAATACGCATGAGTTATTAATTAAATCTGAAGAACTGGCTTTAGAACGTGACTTTATTCAACAACTAATTGAAGTTGCTCCCATTATCATTATTTTACAAGATCTTGACGGAGAGGTTATTTCAGTTAACAAGGCAGGTATTAATGCGTTGGAAATTGAAAAAAATGCGATTATCGGTAAAAACTTTTCGAGTTTTATTCCAAAATTAGAAAATGAACATTTAAGAAAAATCAATCAATTAAAGCAAGGTAATTTATTAGATATTTTTGAAATAGATGGTATTTTATTAACCAGCCAAGGTAATTGCCATATTGCATGGGTTCATTCATTAATTAAAGGTAAAAGTAAAAACACGGATAAATTAATTCTAACGTTAGGGATTAATATTAGTGAGCGTAAACGTGTCGAAACCGAAATGGTTAAAATGGCCACTGAAGATCCTTTGACAGGTTTAAAAAATAGGAAAATATTTCATAGTGATTTGGAAAATCAAATTGATTCAGCAAAACGCTATGGTTTTTTAGTCGCCTTGTTTTATCTTGATTTAGACCAGTTTAAAATTATCAATGAAAATAGTAATCATGCCCAAGGGGATCGCTTATTAATACAAGTGACCAAGCAATTAAAGAAGCTGTTGCATAATACCGATGCCCTTTTTAGAATTGGGGGCGATGAATTTAGTATTATTATGCAGACCCATGATACTTTTAGTGTTGAAATTATAGCAGCTAAAATTAATCGTGCACTTTCACAATTAGAATATCAACTCAAAGGCAAGCTTTATAAAGTCAGCGTAAGTACGGGAATTGCCCTCTATCCTACTCACGGAAAAAATAAAGATGAATTATTAACCTATGCCGATTTAGCCATGTATCGAGCTAAAGAACAAGGCGGGGGACAATATCATATTTATTCACCCACCCTTAAATATCATACCTTATTGACTCAAAATCATTATTGGCGCGAATGCATTGAACAGGCATTAATTCATGATCATTTTGTTTTATTTTATCAACCTATTTTAAATATTAAAACCAATGTCATAACCCATTATGAGTGCTTGATTCGTATGCACTCTGAAGAGGGAACACTGGTGATGCCTGATGAGTTTATTGGCGTTGCTGAAAACTTAGGGATTATCGAAAAAATTGATCGTTGGGTCATAAAAATGGCGATTAAAAAACATACGGAACTGAAACGATGTGGCAAACATTATAAAATGTCAATTAACTTATCGGGGGCATCGTTTAATGATACGTCAATTTTTGAAACGATTAGTGATGAGTTAAATTACCACGATGTTGATGCAAAAAATATTATCTTTGAAATTACAGAAACGTCAGCAGTTTCTAATTTTTTAGCGGCACAATCCTTGATTCAAAAAATAAAAAAACTGGGGTGTGCCTTTGCCTTGGATGACTTTGGTGTCGGCTTTTCGTCCTTTTATTATCTGAAATATTTACCTGCCGATTACGTCAAAATAGACGGTGTCTTTATTCGTCAAGTTGATAAAAATAATGAAGATAGAATTTTTGTAAAAGCGTTAACCGAAGTGTCACAAGCACTGGGGAAAAAAGTGATTGCTGAGTTTGTTGAAAATGAAGCCATTTTAGATATTTTAAAAGAATTTGGGATTGAATATGCGCAAGGCTATCTTATTGGTAAACCTGGGCCTCTCAATTAG
- the hflD gene encoding high frequency lysogenization protein HflD, which yields MSTNRTFTNQTIALAGIAQSVSLVQQLATTGKADTNALEVSMNSLLKVNSDSVLDVFGGLSEIKFGLTQLQQQITGYDIKNREQARYAASLVFLERQVIKKPDMLKKIQQGIARVQLQSEHFEVTHENILASLGDIYSNTISTIEPRIMVNGDEQFLQHAYVVNKIRALLLAGIRSALLWRQCGGSRWKFIFYRGKLQQEVKFLLTKV from the coding sequence ATGTCAACAAATCGAACATTTACCAATCAAACCATTGCATTAGCAGGTATTGCGCAATCCGTGTCACTGGTTCAACAATTAGCGACCACAGGAAAAGCGGATACCAATGCGTTGGAAGTGAGTATGAATAGTTTATTAAAAGTTAATTCTGATTCCGTACTCGATGTCTTTGGGGGACTTTCTGAAATTAAGTTTGGATTAACTCAACTTCAACAACAAATCACAGGCTATGATATAAAAAATCGAGAGCAAGCACGTTATGCGGCTTCTTTGGTTTTTTTAGAGCGGCAAGTCATTAAAAAGCCCGATATGTTGAAAAAAATTCAGCAAGGTATCGCACGGGTTCAACTTCAATCAGAACACTTTGAGGTGACTCATGAAAATATTTTAGCCAGCTTAGGTGATATTTATAGCAATACTATTAGCACCATTGAACCACGCATTATGGTTAATGGCGATGAGCAATTTTTACAACACGCTTATGTGGTTAACAAAATTAGAGCCTTACTCTTAGCAGGCATTCGTTCCGCACTTTTATGGCGGCAATGCGGTGGCAGTCGTTGGAAATTTATCTTTTATCGAGGTAAATTACAGCAAGAAGTTAAATTTTTATTGACGAAGGTTTAA
- a CDS encoding rhodanese-like domain-containing protein translates to MILRLFFTSLLILCSFNLFATELGQLTPQQLETLQQQQNPLVIDIRTQKEWAQTGIIPKSHPLQFFDEQGHFNEEQWLENLKKLQEKSDQPIVLVCNSGNRSSKVGELLTQKLGMKNIYHLSKGFRHWLKSSHPVVENCHLTKTC, encoded by the coding sequence ATGATTTTAAGATTATTTTTTACCAGTTTACTCATTCTGTGCAGTTTTAATTTGTTTGCCACTGAACTGGGGCAATTAACCCCTCAACAATTAGAAACCCTTCAACAGCAACAAAACCCACTTGTTATTGATATTCGTACTCAAAAAGAATGGGCGCAAACGGGCATCATTCCTAAGAGTCATCCCTTACAATTTTTTGATGAACAGGGTCATTTTAATGAGGAACAATGGTTGGAAAATTTAAAAAAACTTCAAGAAAAGAGTGATCAACCTATTGTTTTAGTGTGTAACTCAGGGAATCGTTCCAGTAAAGTCGGTGAGTTACTAACCCAAAAACTAGGCATGAAAAATATTTATCATCTTTCTAAGGGATTTCGACATTGGCTAAAATCGAGTCATCCCGTGGTTGAAAACTGTCATCTTACTAAAACCTGTTAA
- a CDS encoding ABC transporter ATP-binding protein, translating into MSELVQVIGLHRYFSKRCVIKNLSFNLKKGQVLGFLGINGAGKTTTLCMLSGNLAPHAGHIKINGFDILKQPLHAKENLGYLPEIAPLYKELTVYEFLYYCAQLHRISKPFIDKAIQKTQERCGLTAVSKRLIMNLSKGYQQRIGIAHAILHNPDVIILDEPMVGLDPIQIKEIRQLIKELGQEHGVILSSHILSEVQESCTDVQIIHQGELVLKETVADLNQQMTDASVKLTTRKTVEIVNFKPIKGVTAVESLGNNQYLIHHKRDDRLIENLTEFIIAGGWGLEEITPIKRSLEDVFLTLTKK; encoded by the coding sequence ATGTCGGAATTAGTTCAGGTCATCGGACTTCATCGTTATTTTTCTAAACGATGTGTTATCAAAAATTTAAGTTTTAATTTAAAAAAAGGCCAAGTATTAGGTTTTTTAGGCATCAATGGCGCGGGGAAAACCACCACATTATGCATGTTGTCAGGCAACCTCGCCCCCCATGCAGGTCATATAAAAATTAACGGCTTTGATATACTGAAACAGCCACTGCACGCTAAAGAAAATTTAGGCTATTTACCCGAAATTGCGCCGTTATATAAAGAGTTAACCGTTTACGAATTTTTATATTATTGCGCTCAATTACACCGCATATCAAAGCCTTTTATTGATAAAGCCATTCAGAAAACTCAAGAACGCTGTGGTTTAACCGCTGTTTCAAAGCGATTAATTATGAATCTTTCTAAAGGGTATCAGCAACGTATCGGTATTGCTCACGCTATTTTACATAACCCAGACGTGATTATACTTGATGAACCGATGGTGGGATTAGATCCGATTCAAATTAAAGAAATCAGACAGTTAATTAAAGAACTCGGCCAAGAACATGGCGTTATATTATCCAGTCATATTTTGTCAGAAGTACAAGAATCCTGTACGGATGTTCAAATTATTCATCAGGGTGAATTAGTTTTAAAAGAAACCGTCGCCGATCTTAACCAACAAATGACGGATGCGAGTGTTAAATTAACCACTCGGAAAACAGTTGAAATCGTAAACTTTAAACCCATTAAGGGGGTTACAGCGGTTGAATCCTTAGGAAATAATCAGTATTTAATTCATCACAAACGCGATGACCGCCTAATAGAAAATTTGACTGAATTCATTATAGCGGGGGGATGGGGGCTGGAAGAAATTACGCCGATAAAACGTTCACTCGAAGATGTTTTTCTGACGCTAACGAAAAAATAA